One stretch of Gambusia affinis linkage group LG05, SWU_Gaff_1.0, whole genome shotgun sequence DNA includes these proteins:
- the arnt gene encoding aryl hydrocarbon receptor nuclear translocator isoform X7, with amino-acid sequence MLYNADMSSSNPDIADHSLGMGASGTQNGGAGGPKGTNKRRAVQDFDDDDGSKMIRFDDETGGSNNEKERFARENHSEIERRRRNKMSAYIGELSDMVPSCSALARKPDKLTILRMAVSHMKSLRGNANTNADGSYKPSFLSDQELKHLILEAADGFLFVVSCETGRIVYVSDSVTPVLNQSQSEWLGSSLYDQLHPDDTEKLREQLSTSENNNTGRMLDLKTGTVKKESQQSSARMTMGARRSFICRMRCGTCPVEPMSMNRLGFLRSRNRNGLGTPKEGEPQYVVVHCTGYIKSWPPGGVSLTDDEADNNQGSRYCLVAIGRLQVTCCPGDTDLNSISVPVEFISRHNCQGMFTFVDHRCVASIGYQPQELLGKNILDFSHPEDQGLLRDSFDQVVKLKGQVLSVMFRFRAKTREWMLMRTSSFTFQNPFSEEIEYIICTNVNVKQLQQQQQHADLEGGATRDGMYEAGPINIQQQMPVQPVVAVGPDHGKNMEKQEIYPPIFPGSDQTKGMPTNSTPSTQIYTNNFSAGRSNDSYRPVTMPPQMTQPAHSAPQMLPHMSRQNGAPQSVTPSSTNSPLHGPSGGWPGPGLAAKPQFSNQVTQQVAPQAAKTMSQQFPPIGGFGGGSSNTFSQMPTGAAPTPTNGTNYPQMNPRTSLNTNGYDTSQSGGQFPPRVTEGVWPQWPGQQQHPQNNREQHPHAQGNQQDMFPDVLSMLDQPPAFNSDDFEIAIYPPYNE; translated from the exons ATGTTATACAACGCGGATATGTCCTCTTCAAATCCAG ACATAGCAGACCATAGTCTGGGTATGGGAGCAAGTGGGACCCAGAACGGCGGCGCTGGTGGACCGAAGGGGACCAACAAAAGACGGGCAGT GCAGGACTTTGATGACGATGATGGAAGCAAGATGATAAG ATTTGATGATGAAACAGGAGGCTCCAACAATGAAAAAGAGCGCTTTGCCAG GGAGAATCACAGTGAGATTGAGAGGCGGAGGCGGAACAAGATGTCTGCCTATATCGGAGAACTGTCGGACATGGTTCCCTCATGCAGCGCGTTGGCACGGAAACCAGACAAGCTGACCATCCTGCGAATGGCGGTCTCTCACATGAAGTCTCTCAGAGGAAACGCCAATACTAATGCCGACGGGTCGTACAAACCTTCTTTTCTCAGCGATCAG GAACTTAAGCACCTCATTTTGGAAGCAGCGGACGGCTTCCTGTTCGTGGTGTCATGCGAGACGGGCCGCATTGTTTACGTCTCGGACTCGGTCACACCTGTACTTAACCAGTCGCAGTCTGAGTGGCTGGGATCTTCTCTTTATGATCAGCTCCACCCAGACGACACAGAAAAGCTCAGGGAGCAGCTCTCCACGTCGGAGAACAACAACACGG GAAGGATGTTGGACCTGAAGACAGGAACTGTGAAAAAGGAGAGTCAGCAGTCATCAGCTAGAATGACAATGGGGGCGCGCCGATCATTCATCTGCAGAATGAG GTGTGGAACATGCCCAGTGGAACCAATGTCTATGAACAGGCTCGGCTTCCTTAGGAGTAGGAACAG GAATGGTTTAGGAACACCCAAGGAAGGGGAACCCCAGTACGTTGTGGTCCACTGTACAGGATACATTAAATCCTGGCCTCCCGGGG gTGTATCATTAACAGATGATGAAGCAGACAACAATCAGGGGAGTCGCTACTGTCTCGTTGCCATTGGGAGATTACAG gtCACCTGTTGCCCTGGTGACACAGACCTGAACAGCATCAGCGTTCCTGTAGAGTTCATCTCCCGCCACAACTGCCAGGGCATGTTCACCTTCGTAGATCATCGCTGTGTGGCCTCAATCGGCTACCAGCCCCAG GAATTACTGGGGAAGAATATTCTAGATTTTTCACACCCTGAAGACCAGGGTTTGCTGAGAGACAGTTTTGACCAG GTGGTTAAGCTGAAAGGCCAGGTTCTGTCGGTCATGTTTCGGTTCCGGGCCAAAACGAGAGAATGGATGCTGATGAGAACGAGCTCCTTCACCTTCCAGAACCCCTTTTCAGAGGAGATCGAGTACATCATCTGTACCAATGTCAATGTCAA ACAgctacaacagcagcagcagcacgccGACCTGGAGGGAGGGGCAACAAGAGATGGGATGTATGAGGCGGGACCAATCAATATCCAGCAACAG atGCCGGTGCAGCCAGTGGTAGCGGTGGGGCCGGACCACggcaaaaacatggaaaagcaGGAGATCTATCCGCCCATCTTCCCAGGGTCAGATCAGACCAAGGGCATGCCAACCAACTCAACACCTTCCACTCAGATTTACACCAACAACTTTTCTGCTGGTCGCTCCAATGACTCATACAG ACCAGTCACTATGCCGCCACAGATGACACAGCCGGCGCACTCGGCACCGCAGATGCTGCCTCACATGTCTCGCCAAAATGGCGCCCCGCAGTCTGTTACCCCATCAAGCACTAACAGCCCCCTCCATGGACCGTCAGGAGGATGGCCTGGACCCGGACTTGCAGCCAAGCCGCAGTTCAGTAACCAGGTAACCCAG CAGGTTGCTCCGCAGGCAGCAAAGACGATGTCTCAGCAGTTTCCTCCAATTGGAGGATTCGGAGGCGGCTCTTCTAACACCTTCAGCCAGATGCCCACCGGTGCCGCTCCCACCCCCACCAACGGCACAAACTACCCTCAGATGAATCCTCGCACCAGCCTCAACACCAACGGCTACG ACACTTCCCAGTCTGGAGGCCAGTTTCCACCTCGAGTGACGGAGGGGGTGTGGCCTCAGTGGCCgggccagcagcagcatcctcAGAACAACAGAGAGCAGCATCCTCACGCTCAGGGAAACCAGCAGGACATGTTTCCT gATGTGTTGTCTATGCTAGACCAGCCTCCCGCCTTTAACAGTGACGACTTTGAGATCGCCATCTACCCGCCGTACAACGAGTGA
- the arnt gene encoding aryl hydrocarbon receptor nuclear translocator isoform X2 has product MLYNADMSSSNPDIADHSLGMGASGTQNGGAGGPKGTNKRRAVQDFDDDDGSKMIRFDDETGGSNNEKERFARENHSEIERRRRNKMSAYIGELSDMVPSCSALARKPDKLTILRMAVSHMKSLRGNANTNADGSYKPSFLSDQELKHLILEAADGFLFVVSCETGRIVYVSDSVTPVLNQSQSEWLGSSLYDQLHPDDTEKLREQLSTSENNNTGRMLDLKTGTVKKESQQSSARMTMGARRSFICRMRCGTCPVEPMSMNRLGFLRSRNRNGLGTPKEGEPQYVVVHCTGYIKSWPPGGVSLTDDEADNNQGSRYCLVAIGRLQVTCCPGDTDLNSISVPVEFISRHNCQGMFTFVDHRCVASIGYQPQELLGKNILDFSHPEDQGLLRDSFDQVVKLKGQVLSVMFRFRAKTREWMLMRTSSFTFQNPFSEEIEYIICTNVNVKNSTQDPLTLVSSPGAPMPLPQSSPNGHPVVLSPDPMAARQLQQQQQHADLEGGATRDGMYEAGPINIQQQMPVQPVVAVGPDHGKNMEKQEIYPPIFPGSDQTKGMPTNSTPSTQIYTNNFSAGRSNDSYRPVTMPPQMTQPAHSAPQMLPHMSRQNGAPQSVTPSSTNSPLHGPSGGWPGPGLAAKPQFSNQVTQVAPQAAKTMSQQFPPIGGFGGGSSNTFSQMPTGAAPTPTNGTNYPQMNPRTSLNTNGYDTSQSGGQFPPRVTEGVWPQWPGQQQHPQNNREQHPHAQGNQQDMFPDVLSMLDQPPAFNSDDFEIAIYPPYNE; this is encoded by the exons ATGTTATACAACGCGGATATGTCCTCTTCAAATCCAG ACATAGCAGACCATAGTCTGGGTATGGGAGCAAGTGGGACCCAGAACGGCGGCGCTGGTGGACCGAAGGGGACCAACAAAAGACGGGCAGT GCAGGACTTTGATGACGATGATGGAAGCAAGATGATAAG ATTTGATGATGAAACAGGAGGCTCCAACAATGAAAAAGAGCGCTTTGCCAG GGAGAATCACAGTGAGATTGAGAGGCGGAGGCGGAACAAGATGTCTGCCTATATCGGAGAACTGTCGGACATGGTTCCCTCATGCAGCGCGTTGGCACGGAAACCAGACAAGCTGACCATCCTGCGAATGGCGGTCTCTCACATGAAGTCTCTCAGAGGAAACGCCAATACTAATGCCGACGGGTCGTACAAACCTTCTTTTCTCAGCGATCAG GAACTTAAGCACCTCATTTTGGAAGCAGCGGACGGCTTCCTGTTCGTGGTGTCATGCGAGACGGGCCGCATTGTTTACGTCTCGGACTCGGTCACACCTGTACTTAACCAGTCGCAGTCTGAGTGGCTGGGATCTTCTCTTTATGATCAGCTCCACCCAGACGACACAGAAAAGCTCAGGGAGCAGCTCTCCACGTCGGAGAACAACAACACGG GAAGGATGTTGGACCTGAAGACAGGAACTGTGAAAAAGGAGAGTCAGCAGTCATCAGCTAGAATGACAATGGGGGCGCGCCGATCATTCATCTGCAGAATGAG GTGTGGAACATGCCCAGTGGAACCAATGTCTATGAACAGGCTCGGCTTCCTTAGGAGTAGGAACAG GAATGGTTTAGGAACACCCAAGGAAGGGGAACCCCAGTACGTTGTGGTCCACTGTACAGGATACATTAAATCCTGGCCTCCCGGGG gTGTATCATTAACAGATGATGAAGCAGACAACAATCAGGGGAGTCGCTACTGTCTCGTTGCCATTGGGAGATTACAG gtCACCTGTTGCCCTGGTGACACAGACCTGAACAGCATCAGCGTTCCTGTAGAGTTCATCTCCCGCCACAACTGCCAGGGCATGTTCACCTTCGTAGATCATCGCTGTGTGGCCTCAATCGGCTACCAGCCCCAG GAATTACTGGGGAAGAATATTCTAGATTTTTCACACCCTGAAGACCAGGGTTTGCTGAGAGACAGTTTTGACCAG GTGGTTAAGCTGAAAGGCCAGGTTCTGTCGGTCATGTTTCGGTTCCGGGCCAAAACGAGAGAATGGATGCTGATGAGAACGAGCTCCTTCACCTTCCAGAACCCCTTTTCAGAGGAGATCGAGTACATCATCTGTACCAATGTCAATGTCAA AAACTCAACCCAGGACCCTCTCACTCTCGTCTCCTCCCCCGGGGCTCCAATGCCCCTGCCTCAGAGCAGCCCAAATGGCCATCCTGTTGTGCTCAGCCCAGACCCGATGGCCGCCAG ACAgctacaacagcagcagcagcacgccGACCTGGAGGGAGGGGCAACAAGAGATGGGATGTATGAGGCGGGACCAATCAATATCCAGCAACAG atGCCGGTGCAGCCAGTGGTAGCGGTGGGGCCGGACCACggcaaaaacatggaaaagcaGGAGATCTATCCGCCCATCTTCCCAGGGTCAGATCAGACCAAGGGCATGCCAACCAACTCAACACCTTCCACTCAGATTTACACCAACAACTTTTCTGCTGGTCGCTCCAATGACTCATACAG ACCAGTCACTATGCCGCCACAGATGACACAGCCGGCGCACTCGGCACCGCAGATGCTGCCTCACATGTCTCGCCAAAATGGCGCCCCGCAGTCTGTTACCCCATCAAGCACTAACAGCCCCCTCCATGGACCGTCAGGAGGATGGCCTGGACCCGGACTTGCAGCCAAGCCGCAGTTCAGTAACCAGGTAACCCAG GTTGCTCCGCAGGCAGCAAAGACGATGTCTCAGCAGTTTCCTCCAATTGGAGGATTCGGAGGCGGCTCTTCTAACACCTTCAGCCAGATGCCCACCGGTGCCGCTCCCACCCCCACCAACGGCACAAACTACCCTCAGATGAATCCTCGCACCAGCCTCAACACCAACGGCTACG ACACTTCCCAGTCTGGAGGCCAGTTTCCACCTCGAGTGACGGAGGGGGTGTGGCCTCAGTGGCCgggccagcagcagcatcctcAGAACAACAGAGAGCAGCATCCTCACGCTCAGGGAAACCAGCAGGACATGTTTCCT gATGTGTTGTCTATGCTAGACCAGCCTCCCGCCTTTAACAGTGACGACTTTGAGATCGCCATCTACCCGCCGTACAACGAGTGA
- the arnt gene encoding aryl hydrocarbon receptor nuclear translocator isoform X1: MLYNADMSSSNPDIADHSLGMGASGTQNGGAGGPKGTNKRRAVQDFDDDDGSKMIRFDDETGGSNNEKERFARENHSEIERRRRNKMSAYIGELSDMVPSCSALARKPDKLTILRMAVSHMKSLRGNANTNADGSYKPSFLSDQELKHLILEAADGFLFVVSCETGRIVYVSDSVTPVLNQSQSEWLGSSLYDQLHPDDTEKLREQLSTSENNNTGRMLDLKTGTVKKESQQSSARMTMGARRSFICRMRCGTCPVEPMSMNRLGFLRSRNRNGLGTPKEGEPQYVVVHCTGYIKSWPPGGVSLTDDEADNNQGSRYCLVAIGRLQVTCCPGDTDLNSISVPVEFISRHNCQGMFTFVDHRCVASIGYQPQELLGKNILDFSHPEDQGLLRDSFDQVVKLKGQVLSVMFRFRAKTREWMLMRTSSFTFQNPFSEEIEYIICTNVNVKNSTQDPLTLVSSPGAPMPLPQSSPNGHPVVLSPDPMAARQLQQQQQHADLEGGATRDGMYEAGPINIQQQMPVQPVVAVGPDHGKNMEKQEIYPPIFPGSDQTKGMPTNSTPSTQIYTNNFSAGRSNDSYRPVTMPPQMTQPAHSAPQMLPHMSRQNGAPQSVTPSSTNSPLHGPSGGWPGPGLAAKPQFSNQVTQQVAPQAAKTMSQQFPPIGGFGGGSSNTFSQMPTGAAPTPTNGTNYPQMNPRTSLNTNGYDTSQSGGQFPPRVTEGVWPQWPGQQQHPQNNREQHPHAQGNQQDMFPDVLSMLDQPPAFNSDDFEIAIYPPYNE, from the exons ATGTTATACAACGCGGATATGTCCTCTTCAAATCCAG ACATAGCAGACCATAGTCTGGGTATGGGAGCAAGTGGGACCCAGAACGGCGGCGCTGGTGGACCGAAGGGGACCAACAAAAGACGGGCAGT GCAGGACTTTGATGACGATGATGGAAGCAAGATGATAAG ATTTGATGATGAAACAGGAGGCTCCAACAATGAAAAAGAGCGCTTTGCCAG GGAGAATCACAGTGAGATTGAGAGGCGGAGGCGGAACAAGATGTCTGCCTATATCGGAGAACTGTCGGACATGGTTCCCTCATGCAGCGCGTTGGCACGGAAACCAGACAAGCTGACCATCCTGCGAATGGCGGTCTCTCACATGAAGTCTCTCAGAGGAAACGCCAATACTAATGCCGACGGGTCGTACAAACCTTCTTTTCTCAGCGATCAG GAACTTAAGCACCTCATTTTGGAAGCAGCGGACGGCTTCCTGTTCGTGGTGTCATGCGAGACGGGCCGCATTGTTTACGTCTCGGACTCGGTCACACCTGTACTTAACCAGTCGCAGTCTGAGTGGCTGGGATCTTCTCTTTATGATCAGCTCCACCCAGACGACACAGAAAAGCTCAGGGAGCAGCTCTCCACGTCGGAGAACAACAACACGG GAAGGATGTTGGACCTGAAGACAGGAACTGTGAAAAAGGAGAGTCAGCAGTCATCAGCTAGAATGACAATGGGGGCGCGCCGATCATTCATCTGCAGAATGAG GTGTGGAACATGCCCAGTGGAACCAATGTCTATGAACAGGCTCGGCTTCCTTAGGAGTAGGAACAG GAATGGTTTAGGAACACCCAAGGAAGGGGAACCCCAGTACGTTGTGGTCCACTGTACAGGATACATTAAATCCTGGCCTCCCGGGG gTGTATCATTAACAGATGATGAAGCAGACAACAATCAGGGGAGTCGCTACTGTCTCGTTGCCATTGGGAGATTACAG gtCACCTGTTGCCCTGGTGACACAGACCTGAACAGCATCAGCGTTCCTGTAGAGTTCATCTCCCGCCACAACTGCCAGGGCATGTTCACCTTCGTAGATCATCGCTGTGTGGCCTCAATCGGCTACCAGCCCCAG GAATTACTGGGGAAGAATATTCTAGATTTTTCACACCCTGAAGACCAGGGTTTGCTGAGAGACAGTTTTGACCAG GTGGTTAAGCTGAAAGGCCAGGTTCTGTCGGTCATGTTTCGGTTCCGGGCCAAAACGAGAGAATGGATGCTGATGAGAACGAGCTCCTTCACCTTCCAGAACCCCTTTTCAGAGGAGATCGAGTACATCATCTGTACCAATGTCAATGTCAA AAACTCAACCCAGGACCCTCTCACTCTCGTCTCCTCCCCCGGGGCTCCAATGCCCCTGCCTCAGAGCAGCCCAAATGGCCATCCTGTTGTGCTCAGCCCAGACCCGATGGCCGCCAG ACAgctacaacagcagcagcagcacgccGACCTGGAGGGAGGGGCAACAAGAGATGGGATGTATGAGGCGGGACCAATCAATATCCAGCAACAG atGCCGGTGCAGCCAGTGGTAGCGGTGGGGCCGGACCACggcaaaaacatggaaaagcaGGAGATCTATCCGCCCATCTTCCCAGGGTCAGATCAGACCAAGGGCATGCCAACCAACTCAACACCTTCCACTCAGATTTACACCAACAACTTTTCTGCTGGTCGCTCCAATGACTCATACAG ACCAGTCACTATGCCGCCACAGATGACACAGCCGGCGCACTCGGCACCGCAGATGCTGCCTCACATGTCTCGCCAAAATGGCGCCCCGCAGTCTGTTACCCCATCAAGCACTAACAGCCCCCTCCATGGACCGTCAGGAGGATGGCCTGGACCCGGACTTGCAGCCAAGCCGCAGTTCAGTAACCAGGTAACCCAG CAGGTTGCTCCGCAGGCAGCAAAGACGATGTCTCAGCAGTTTCCTCCAATTGGAGGATTCGGAGGCGGCTCTTCTAACACCTTCAGCCAGATGCCCACCGGTGCCGCTCCCACCCCCACCAACGGCACAAACTACCCTCAGATGAATCCTCGCACCAGCCTCAACACCAACGGCTACG ACACTTCCCAGTCTGGAGGCCAGTTTCCACCTCGAGTGACGGAGGGGGTGTGGCCTCAGTGGCCgggccagcagcagcatcctcAGAACAACAGAGAGCAGCATCCTCACGCTCAGGGAAACCAGCAGGACATGTTTCCT gATGTGTTGTCTATGCTAGACCAGCCTCCCGCCTTTAACAGTGACGACTTTGAGATCGCCATCTACCCGCCGTACAACGAGTGA
- the arnt gene encoding aryl hydrocarbon receptor nuclear translocator isoform X4 yields MLYNADMSSSNPDIADHSLGMGASGTQNGGAGGPKGTNKRRAVQDFDDDDGSKMIRFDDETGGSNNEKERFARENHSEIERRRRNKMSAYIGELSDMVPSCSALARKPDKLTILRMAVSHMKSLRGNANTNADGSYKPSFLSDQELKHLILEAADGFLFVVSCETGRIVYVSDSVTPVLNQSQSEWLGSSLYDQLHPDDTEKLREQLSTSENNNTGRMLDLKTGTVKKESQQSSARMTMGARRSFICRMRCGTCPVEPMSMNRLGFLRSRNRNGLGTPKEGEPQYVVVHCTGYIKSWPPGGVSLTDDEADNNQGSRYCLVAIGRLQVTCCPGDTDLNSISVPVEFISRHNCQGMFTFVDHRCVASIGYQPQELLGKNILDFSHPEDQGLLRDSFDQVVKLKGQVLSVMFRFRAKTREWMLMRTSSFTFQNPFSEEIEYIICTNVNVKNSTQDPLTLVSSPGAPMPLPQSSPNGHPVVLSPDPMAARQLQQQQQHADLEGGATRDGMYEAGPINIQQQMPVQPVVAVGPDHGKNMEKQEIYPPIFPGSDQTKGMPTNSTPSTQIYTNNFSAGRSNDSYRPVTMPPQMTQPAHSAPQMLPHMSRQNGAPQSVTPSSTNSPLHGPSGGWPGPGLAAKPQFSNQVAPQAAKTMSQQFPPIGGFGGGSSNTFSQMPTGAAPTPTNGTNYPQMNPRTSLNTNGYDTSQSGGQFPPRVTEGVWPQWPGQQQHPQNNREQHPHAQGNQQDMFPDVLSMLDQPPAFNSDDFEIAIYPPYNE; encoded by the exons ATGTTATACAACGCGGATATGTCCTCTTCAAATCCAG ACATAGCAGACCATAGTCTGGGTATGGGAGCAAGTGGGACCCAGAACGGCGGCGCTGGTGGACCGAAGGGGACCAACAAAAGACGGGCAGT GCAGGACTTTGATGACGATGATGGAAGCAAGATGATAAG ATTTGATGATGAAACAGGAGGCTCCAACAATGAAAAAGAGCGCTTTGCCAG GGAGAATCACAGTGAGATTGAGAGGCGGAGGCGGAACAAGATGTCTGCCTATATCGGAGAACTGTCGGACATGGTTCCCTCATGCAGCGCGTTGGCACGGAAACCAGACAAGCTGACCATCCTGCGAATGGCGGTCTCTCACATGAAGTCTCTCAGAGGAAACGCCAATACTAATGCCGACGGGTCGTACAAACCTTCTTTTCTCAGCGATCAG GAACTTAAGCACCTCATTTTGGAAGCAGCGGACGGCTTCCTGTTCGTGGTGTCATGCGAGACGGGCCGCATTGTTTACGTCTCGGACTCGGTCACACCTGTACTTAACCAGTCGCAGTCTGAGTGGCTGGGATCTTCTCTTTATGATCAGCTCCACCCAGACGACACAGAAAAGCTCAGGGAGCAGCTCTCCACGTCGGAGAACAACAACACGG GAAGGATGTTGGACCTGAAGACAGGAACTGTGAAAAAGGAGAGTCAGCAGTCATCAGCTAGAATGACAATGGGGGCGCGCCGATCATTCATCTGCAGAATGAG GTGTGGAACATGCCCAGTGGAACCAATGTCTATGAACAGGCTCGGCTTCCTTAGGAGTAGGAACAG GAATGGTTTAGGAACACCCAAGGAAGGGGAACCCCAGTACGTTGTGGTCCACTGTACAGGATACATTAAATCCTGGCCTCCCGGGG gTGTATCATTAACAGATGATGAAGCAGACAACAATCAGGGGAGTCGCTACTGTCTCGTTGCCATTGGGAGATTACAG gtCACCTGTTGCCCTGGTGACACAGACCTGAACAGCATCAGCGTTCCTGTAGAGTTCATCTCCCGCCACAACTGCCAGGGCATGTTCACCTTCGTAGATCATCGCTGTGTGGCCTCAATCGGCTACCAGCCCCAG GAATTACTGGGGAAGAATATTCTAGATTTTTCACACCCTGAAGACCAGGGTTTGCTGAGAGACAGTTTTGACCAG GTGGTTAAGCTGAAAGGCCAGGTTCTGTCGGTCATGTTTCGGTTCCGGGCCAAAACGAGAGAATGGATGCTGATGAGAACGAGCTCCTTCACCTTCCAGAACCCCTTTTCAGAGGAGATCGAGTACATCATCTGTACCAATGTCAATGTCAA AAACTCAACCCAGGACCCTCTCACTCTCGTCTCCTCCCCCGGGGCTCCAATGCCCCTGCCTCAGAGCAGCCCAAATGGCCATCCTGTTGTGCTCAGCCCAGACCCGATGGCCGCCAG ACAgctacaacagcagcagcagcacgccGACCTGGAGGGAGGGGCAACAAGAGATGGGATGTATGAGGCGGGACCAATCAATATCCAGCAACAG atGCCGGTGCAGCCAGTGGTAGCGGTGGGGCCGGACCACggcaaaaacatggaaaagcaGGAGATCTATCCGCCCATCTTCCCAGGGTCAGATCAGACCAAGGGCATGCCAACCAACTCAACACCTTCCACTCAGATTTACACCAACAACTTTTCTGCTGGTCGCTCCAATGACTCATACAG ACCAGTCACTATGCCGCCACAGATGACACAGCCGGCGCACTCGGCACCGCAGATGCTGCCTCACATGTCTCGCCAAAATGGCGCCCCGCAGTCTGTTACCCCATCAAGCACTAACAGCCCCCTCCATGGACCGTCAGGAGGATGGCCTGGACCCGGACTTGCAGCCAAGCCGCAGTTCAGTAACCAG GTTGCTCCGCAGGCAGCAAAGACGATGTCTCAGCAGTTTCCTCCAATTGGAGGATTCGGAGGCGGCTCTTCTAACACCTTCAGCCAGATGCCCACCGGTGCCGCTCCCACCCCCACCAACGGCACAAACTACCCTCAGATGAATCCTCGCACCAGCCTCAACACCAACGGCTACG ACACTTCCCAGTCTGGAGGCCAGTTTCCACCTCGAGTGACGGAGGGGGTGTGGCCTCAGTGGCCgggccagcagcagcatcctcAGAACAACAGAGAGCAGCATCCTCACGCTCAGGGAAACCAGCAGGACATGTTTCCT gATGTGTTGTCTATGCTAGACCAGCCTCCCGCCTTTAACAGTGACGACTTTGAGATCGCCATCTACCCGCCGTACAACGAGTGA